A single Populus alba chromosome 7, ASM523922v2, whole genome shotgun sequence DNA region contains:
- the LOC118059555 gene encoding homeobox-DDT domain protein RLT2 isoform X2 produces MEEAAGGGGVEVEAKKKTPGEGESKSKRKMKSASQLEILEKTYSVDTYPSEAVRAELSVQLGLSDRQLQMWFCHRRLKDRKAPSVKRPRKESPSPAGMPGGGEMGVVAEVGNEHGSGSSPFVLGVDQRRAVGRPTGVAVPRISADVQAMKRYYEPQQSIAELRVIAFVEAQLGEPLREDGPILGMEFDPLPPDAFGAPIDLASPRSVIFSQDSRGISELVPFQGVFDWRMKGSATTGQQKQHVRIFEANLYERPDVKPIKSTTRTLHEYQFLPQQPTVRAEAYERAAPSCQYGSPADVHNVKTESISATLPFMHANEQVSSGYGLSNQVPSLSLMPQESRQGHLLPSTTGEYETVIQKCSFTNIGMDAQSGAHLVTALDNPYMSSDRRVTHDEDALRMQRKRKSEEARIAREVEAHEKRIRKELEKQDILRRKREEQMRKEMEKHDRERRKEEERLLREKQREVERYQREQKRELERREKFLQKESIRVEKMRQKEELRREKEAARQKAATERAIARRMAKESMELIDDERLELMEMAASSKGLPSIIPLDFETLQNLDLFRDKLTEFPPKSMLLKRPFLIQPWNDSEENVGNLLMVWRFLITFADVLGIWPFTLDEFVQAFHDYDSRLLSEVHVALLKSIIKDIEDVARTPATGLGPNQNGAANSGGGHPQIVEGAYAWGFDLRSWQRHLNPLTWPEILRQFGLSAGFGPQLKKRNVDQAYLRDDNEGNDGEDVITNLRNGAAVENAVSIMQERGFSNPRRSRHRLTPGTVKFAAFHVLSLQGSKGLTILEVADKIQKSGLRDLTTSKTPEASIAAALSRDSKLFERTAPSTYCIRPAYRKDPADTDTILSAARERIRTFKSGIVDGEDADDAERDEDSESDVADDHEIDDLGTGLNSKKVAHDSPETNEFNGKTVLGNGKESGGLKTPQVRLEKVRAGLTSLHSEGTNELKGAGSSIDESVDVAEIHTNPNQDVDIDENNLGEPWVQGLVEGEYSDLSVEERLNALVALIGVAIEGNSIRVALEERLEGANALKKQMWAEAQLDKRRMKEEFVTRTQYSSFTGNKMEPNQTISATEGRQSPMVNVDDRSNGMPVNVSVQQEQLSDQQSDMNYLNNMPFEGNMQMQDLSAGPDNLTYQQAGHIAEKSRSQLKSVIGHRAEEMYVYRSLPLGQDRRRNRYWQFTTSASCNDPGCGRIFVELHDGRWRLIDYEEGFDTLLSSLDVRGVRESHLHAMLQKIEVPFKETIKRRRLCANTEGQSKDPIKAEAVEMAAGPESGTGMDSPHSTVCVPDSDMSETSTSFTIELGRNEIEKNHILKRFQDFEKWMWKECFKSSVLCAMKYEKKRCSQLLGVCDYCHDTYFFEDNHCPSCHKTHPSQTGLNFSEHVAHCERKLKMDPDSALCSLSFPPRIRLLKLLLALIEVSVLPEALQAVWTNGYRKSWGMKLQSSSCVDDLLQILTLLEVGMKRDYLSSNYETSSELLGSSDPSGCAAHDSFNTGTAPVLPWLPQTTAAVALRVIEFDASISYMLHQKLESQKDRSAGNFIKLPSKYAVMKNTPDNETTEIPHRAGLLQEDDWVDVGIGLAGLGREQGIRGRGRGRTRVGRSQTRIIGSRTESSKRSASRSSSRLEKVLSWTGRSRGRGGRKSGRRSIRSRQKAVKKAAEIIPERKIPKENLYEQSTRRLGRHVRNGDETRFHTEDAENASSSERSEYNDENENIPASGDEYDDQVLDDYAGGFNGKSDDLLEGSDYNIDSNEEEEDDAMNEDEDELGDLDVEEYINRDSDEDEIRDGGQNGAQDGTESSSSDFSD; encoded by the exons ATGGAGGAAgctgctggtggtggtggtgtggaGGTGGAAGCGAAGAAGAAGACACCAGGAGAAGGAGAAAGTAAGTCCAAGAGGAAAATGAAATCTGCTTCCCAGCTTGAGATTTTGGAGAAAACTTATTCAG TGGATACATACCCATCAGAAGCAGTAAGGGCTGAGCTTTCAGTGCAATTAGGACTGTCTGATCGGCAGTTGCAGATGTGGTTCTGCCATAGGCGTTTGAAGGACAGGAAGGCACCTTCGGTGAAGCGCCCACGTAAGGAGTCACCATCACCGGCAGGGATGCCAGGTGGAGGGGAAATGGGAGTGGTGGCTGAGGTGGGAAATGAACACGGGTCAGGGTCAAGTCCATTTGTGCTTGGTGTGGATCAACGGCGAGCAGTTGGAAGGCCCACTGGGGTGGCTGTTCCAAGAATTAGTGCTGATGTGCAAGCAATGAAGAGGTATTATGAGCCACAGCAGTCTATTGCAGAGCTTAGAGTGATAGCATTTGTGGAAGCACAGTTGGGGGAGCCTCTGAGAGAGGATGGTCCGATTCTTGGGATGGAGTTTGACCCCTTGCCACCGGATGCATTTGGTGCACCTATAG ATTTGGCTAGTCCCAGGTCAGTGATTTTCTCACAAGATAGTAGAGGAATTTCAGAGTTGGTACCTTTTCAGGGTGTCTTTGATTGGAGAATGAAAG GATCAGCAACAACAGGGCAGCAGAAACAACATGTAAGGATTTTTGAGGCCAACCTATACGAGCGGCCTGATGTAAAACCCATCAAG AGTACTACAAGGACTCTGCATGAATACCAATTCCTTCCACAGCAGCCAACTGTTCGAGCAGAGGCATATGAAAGAGCTGCCCCCTCATGCCAGTATGGCTCACCTGCTGATGTTCATAATGTGAAGACTGAATCAATATCTGCCACCCTACCGTTCATGCATGCAAACGAACAAGTGTCCTCTGGATATGGTTTATCAAATCAAGTGCCCAGTCTAAGTCTTATGCCACAAGAAAGCAGGCAGGGCCATCTCTTGCCATCCACTACAGGAGAGTACGAAACTGTAATACAAAAATGCTCCTTTACAAATATTGGTATGGATGCACAATCTGGTGCTCACCTGGTTACTGCATTGGACAATCCTTATATGTCATCTGACAGGAGAGTAACCCATGATGAGGATGCTTTGCGAATGCAGAGGAAACGCAAG AGTGAGGAGGCAAGAATAGCCCGCGAAGTTGAAGCCCATGAAAAAAGGATTCGAAAAGAGCTTGAAAAGCAAGATATTCTAAGGCGAAAG AGAGAAGAGCAAATGAGGAAAGAAATGGAAAAGCATGACCGTGAGAGGCGGAAGGAAGAAGAGAGGTTATTGCGTGAAAAGCAGCGAGAGGTGGAGAGATACCAGAGGGAGCAAAAGCGTGAACTGGAGCGCCGGGAAAAGTTCTTGCAGAAGGAGTCTATCAGA GTTGAGAAAATGAGACAAAAAGAAGAATTGCGTAGAGAAAAGGAGGCAGCAAGGCAAAAAGCTGCTACTGAGAGGGCAATTGCACGGAGGATGGCAAAAGAGTCAATGGAGCTCATTGATGATGAACGCTTGGAACTCATGGAGATGGCTGCCTCCAGCAAGGGATTGCCTTCGATTATTCCTCTGGACTTTGAAACTTTGCAAAATCTAGATTTATTTCGAG ATAAGCTGACTGAGTTCCCTCCCAAATCTATGCTATTAAAGAGGCCTTTTCTTATTCAACCTTGGAATGATTCTGAGGAGAATGTAGGAAATCTTCTTATG GTTTGGAGGTTCTTAATCACATTTGCGGATGTTCTTGGGATATGGCCATTCACTTTGGATGAGTTTGTCCAAGCTTTTCATGATTAT GATTCAAGGCTATTGAGTGAAGTACATGTTGCCCTATTAAAATCCATCATTAAAGACATTGAAGATGTTGCTAGGACACCTGCAACTGGGTTGGGGCCAAATCAAAATGGTGCAGCTAATTCTGGTGGTGGACATCCTCAGATTGTCGAAGGG GCGTATGCATGGGGTTTTGATTTACGTAGCTGGCAGCGACACTTAAATCCATTAACATGGCCTGAAATTTTGCGGCAATTCGGTCTTTCTGCAGGTTTTGGGCCACAACTGAAGAAAAGGAATGTTGATCAGGCATATCTCCGAGATGATAATGAG GGTAATGATGGTGAAGATGTAATTACTAATTTACGGAATGGAGCAGCCGTTGAAAATGCTGTTTCCATTATGCAAGAAAGGGGATTTTCTAATCCACGCAGATCTAGGCATCGCTTAACTCCTGGTACTGTTAAATTTGCAGCATTTCATGTTCTCTCTCTTCAGGGGAGCAAGGGTTTGACCATATTAGAAGTAGCAGACAAGATTCAG AAATCTGGGCTGAGGGATCTTACAACAAGCAAGACACCTGAAGCGTCAATTGCTGCTGCTTTGTCAAGGGATTCTAAACTTTTTGAGAGGACGGCTCCTTCAACATATTGTATACGTCCTGCATACAGGAAGGACCCAGCTGATACTGATACAATACTTTCTGCTGCCAGAGAAAGAATTAGGACATTTAAAAGTGGTATTGTAGACGGAGAAGATGCTGATGATGCTGAAAGAGATGAAGATTCTGAAAGTGATGTGGCAGATGATCATGAGATTGATGATTTAGGTACTGGATTGAATTCTAAGAAAGTGGCTCATGATTCTCCTGAAACTAATGAATTTAATGGGAAAACAGTCTTGGGGAATGGAAAGGAGAGTGGTGGTCTCAAAACTCCACAAGTCCGCCTTGAGAAAGTCAGAGCGGGTTTGACTTCCCTACATTCTGAAGGCACTAATGAGTTAAAGGGTGCTGGTTCTTCAATAGATGAATCTGTAGATGTTGCTGAAATCCACACCAATCCTAATCAAGATGTTGATATTGATGAAAACAACCTGGGTGAGCCATGGGTTCAAGGACTTGTAGAAGGGGAATACTCTGATCTGAGTGTTGAGGAGCGTCTTAATGCGCTTGTTGCATTGATTGGTGTGGCAATTGAAGGAAACTCCATCCGTGTTGCTCTTGAG GAACGCTTAGAAGGAGCAAATGCTCTAAAGAAGCAAATGTGGGCAGAAGCACAACTTGATAAACGTCGTATGAAGGAAGAGTTTGTCACGAGGACACAATATTCATCATTTACAGGGAACAAGATGGAACCTAACCAAACAATTTCTGCCACAGAGGGTAGACAAAGCCCAATGGTAAATGTCGATGACAGAAGTAATGGGATGCCTGTGAATGTATCTGTTCAGCAAGAACAGTTAAGTGACCAGCAGAGTGACATGAATTATCTAAATAATATGCCATTTGAAGGAAACATGCAAATGCAAGATTTATCTGCCGGTCCAGATAATCTGACATATCAGCAAGCAGGACATATTGCTGAAAAATCACGTTCACAGTTAAAATCTGTTATTGGTCACAGGGCAGAAGAGATGTATGTATATAGATCATTGCCCCTTGGTCAGGATCGCAGGCGTAATCGATACTGGCAATTCACCACATCTGCTTCCTGCAATGATCCTGGCTGTGGCAGGATCTTCGTTGAGTTACATGATGGTCGCTGGAGGCTTATTGACTATGAAGAG GGTTTTGATACTCTGCTGTCATCTTTGGATGTACGTGGGGTTAGGGAATCCCATTTGCATGCAATGCTGCAAAAGATTGAGGTGCCTTTCAAGGAAACTATCAAGAGGAGAAGGCTATGTGCGAACACCGAAGGACAAAGCAAAGATCCAATCAAAGCTGAAGCTGTTGAAATGGCTGCTGGCCCTGAATCTGGCACTGGTATGGATAGTCCACACAGCACTGTGTGTGTTCCAGATTCTGATATGTCTGAGACTTCAACATCTTTCACAATTGAGCTTGgaaggaatgaaattgaaaaaaatcacatcTTGAAGAGATTTCAAGATTTTGAGAAGTGGATGTGGAAGGAATGCTTCAAGTCTTCGGTCTTGTGTGCCATGAAGTATGAGAAGAAAAGATGCTCGCAACTGCTTGGTGTTTGTGATTACTGCCACGACACTTACTTTTTTGAAGACAACCATTGTCCTTCTTGCCACAAGACGCACCCCTCTCAGACTGGCTTGAATTTTTCTGAACATGTGGCTCATTGTGAAAGGAAGCTAAAGATGGACCCTGACAGTGCTTTGTGTAGCTTATCTTTTCCACCGAGGATCAGATTGTTAAAATTGCTACTAGCTTTGATAGAG GTTTCGGTTCTGCCAGAAGCTCTCCAAGCTGTTTGGACCAATGGCTACCGGAAATCTTGGGGTATGAAGCTGCAGTCCTCATCATGTGTTGACGACCTACTTCAG ATTCTGACACTGTTGGAGGTTGGCATGAAGAGGGATTATTTGTCCTCGAACTATGAAACCAGCAGTGAACTTTTGGGCTCATCTGACCCATCTGGATGTGCTGCTCATGATTCTTTCAATACAGGAACTGCTCCTGTTCTTCCATGGTTACCACAAACAACAGCTGCTGTAGCTCTAAGGGTCATTGAATTTGATGCATCCATCTCATACATGCTGCATCAGAAACTGGAGTCTCAGAAGGACAGGAGCGCTGGGAACTTTATT AAGCTGCCATCCAAGTATGCTGTCATGAAGAACACCCCAGATAATGAAACCACTGAAATCCCGCATCGAGCTGGGTTACTTCAAGAAGATGATTGGGTTGATGTAGGGATTGGGTTAGCTGGGTTGGGCCGTGAACAAGGGATCCGGGGCAGGGGTCGAGGTCGCACTCGTGTTGGGAGATCACAAACAAGGATTATTGGTTCCAGAACTGAATCCAGCAAGAGAAGTGCTTCCAGAAGTAGTAGCAGATTAGAGAAGGTATTGTCATGGACGGGACGATCTCGTGGCCGTGGAGGACGTAAAAGTGGACGTCGCAGCATTAGAAGTAGGCAAAAAGCAGTCAAGAAAGCGGCTGAGATCATTCCTGAGAGAAAGATCCCCAAAGAAAATCTGTATGAACAGTCGACAAGACGCTTGGGAAGGCATGTGCGGAATGGTGATGAAACAAGGTTCCACACGGAGGACGCTGAAAATGCCAGCAGCTCTGAAAGATCCGAGTacaatgatgaaaatgaaaatattccCGCATCAGGAGATGAATATGATGATCAGGTATTGGATGATTATGCAGGTGGTTTTAATGGCAAGTCTGATGACTTGCTGGAGGGAAGTGATTATAATATTGACagcaatgaagaagaagaagatgatgccatgaatgaagatgaagatgaactTGGGGACTTGGATGTTGAGGAATACATCAACAGGGACTCCGATGAGGATGAAATCAGGGATGGAGGACAAAATGGGGCCCAAGATGGTACCGAATCTTCATCTTCAGATTTCAGTGACTAG
- the LOC118059555 gene encoding homeobox-DDT domain protein RLT2 isoform X3, with amino-acid sequence MEEAAGGGGVEVEAKKKTPGEGESKSKRKMKSASQLEILEKTYSVDTYPSEAVRAELSVQLGLSDRQLQMWFCHRRLKDRKAPSVKRPRKESPSPAGMPGGGEMGVVAEVGNEHGSGSSPFVLGVDQRRAVGRPTGVAVPRISADVQAMKRYYEPQQSIAELRVIAFVEAQLGEPLREDGPILGMEFDPLPPDAFGAPIGTIGSATTGQQKQHVRIFEANLYERPDVKPIKSTTRTLHEYQFLPQQPTVRAEAYERAAPSCQYGSPADVHNVKTESISATLPFMHANEQVSSGYGLSNQVPSLSLMPQESRQGHLLPSTTGEYETVIQKCSFTNIGMDAQSGAHLVTALDNPYMSSDRRVTHDEDALRMQRKRKSEEARIAREVEAHEKRIRKELEKQDILRRKREEQMRKEMEKHDRERRKEEERLLREKQREVERYQREQKRELERREKFLQKESIRVEKMRQKEELRREKEAARQKAATERAIARRMAKESMELIDDERLELMEMAASSKGLPSIIPLDFETLQNLDLFRDKLTEFPPKSMLLKRPFLIQPWNDSEENVGNLLMVWRFLITFADVLGIWPFTLDEFVQAFHDYDSRLLSEVHVALLKSIIKDIEDVARTPATGLGPNQNGAANSGGGHPQIVEGAYAWGFDLRSWQRHLNPLTWPEILRQFGLSAGFGPQLKKRNVDQAYLRDDNEGNDGEDVITNLRNGAAVENAVSIMQERGFSNPRRSRHRLTPGTVKFAAFHVLSLQGSKGLTILEVADKIQKSGLRDLTTSKTPEASIAAALSRDSKLFERTAPSTYCIRPAYRKDPADTDTILSAARERIRTFKSGIVDGEDADDAERDEDSESDVADDHEIDDLGTGLNSKKVAHDSPETNEFNGKTVLGNGKESGGLKTPQVRLEKVRAGLTSLHSEGTNELKGAGSSIDESVDVAEIHTNPNQDVDIDENNLGEPWVQGLVEGEYSDLSVEERLNALVALIGVAIEGNSIRVALEERLEGANALKKQMWAEAQLDKRRMKEEFVTRTQYSSFTGNKMEPNQTISATEGRQSPMVNVDDRSNGMPVNVSVQQEQLSDQQSDMNYLNNMPFEGNMQMQDLSAGPDNLTYQQAGHIAEKSRSQLKSVIGHRAEEMYVYRSLPLGQDRRRNRYWQFTTSASCNDPGCGRIFVELHDGRWRLIDYEEGFDTLLSSLDVRGVRESHLHAMLQKIEVPFKETIKRRRLCANTEGQSKDPIKAEAVEMAAGPESGTGMDSPHSTVCVPDSDMSETSTSFTIELGRNEIEKNHILKRFQDFEKWMWKECFKSSVLCAMKYEKKRCSQLLGVCDYCHDTYFFEDNHCPSCHKTHPSQTGLNFSEHVAHCERKLKMDPDSALCSLSFPPRIRLLKLLLALIEVSVLPEALQAVWTNGYRKSWGMKLQSSSCVDDLLQILTLLEVGMKRDYLSSNYETSSELLGSSDPSGCAAHDSFNTGTAPVLPWLPQTTAAVALRVIEFDASISYMLHQKLESQKDRSAGNFIKLPSKYAVMKNTPDNETTEIPHRAGLLQEDDWVDVGIGLAGLGREQGIRGRGRGRTRVGRSQTRIIGSRTESSKRSASRSSSRLEKVLSWTGRSRGRGGRKSGRRSIRSRQKAVKKAAEIIPERKIPKENLYEQSTRRLGRHVRNGDETRFHTEDAENASSSERSEYNDENENIPASGDEYDDQVLDDYAGGFNGKSDDLLEGSDYNIDSNEEEEDDAMNEDEDELGDLDVEEYINRDSDEDEIRDGGQNGAQDGTESSSSDFSD; translated from the exons ATGGAGGAAgctgctggtggtggtggtgtggaGGTGGAAGCGAAGAAGAAGACACCAGGAGAAGGAGAAAGTAAGTCCAAGAGGAAAATGAAATCTGCTTCCCAGCTTGAGATTTTGGAGAAAACTTATTCAG TGGATACATACCCATCAGAAGCAGTAAGGGCTGAGCTTTCAGTGCAATTAGGACTGTCTGATCGGCAGTTGCAGATGTGGTTCTGCCATAGGCGTTTGAAGGACAGGAAGGCACCTTCGGTGAAGCGCCCACGTAAGGAGTCACCATCACCGGCAGGGATGCCAGGTGGAGGGGAAATGGGAGTGGTGGCTGAGGTGGGAAATGAACACGGGTCAGGGTCAAGTCCATTTGTGCTTGGTGTGGATCAACGGCGAGCAGTTGGAAGGCCCACTGGGGTGGCTGTTCCAAGAATTAGTGCTGATGTGCAAGCAATGAAGAGGTATTATGAGCCACAGCAGTCTATTGCAGAGCTTAGAGTGATAGCATTTGTGGAAGCACAGTTGGGGGAGCCTCTGAGAGAGGATGGTCCGATTCTTGGGATGGAGTTTGACCCCTTGCCACCGGATGCATTTGGTGCACCTATAGGTACTATAG GATCAGCAACAACAGGGCAGCAGAAACAACATGTAAGGATTTTTGAGGCCAACCTATACGAGCGGCCTGATGTAAAACCCATCAAG AGTACTACAAGGACTCTGCATGAATACCAATTCCTTCCACAGCAGCCAACTGTTCGAGCAGAGGCATATGAAAGAGCTGCCCCCTCATGCCAGTATGGCTCACCTGCTGATGTTCATAATGTGAAGACTGAATCAATATCTGCCACCCTACCGTTCATGCATGCAAACGAACAAGTGTCCTCTGGATATGGTTTATCAAATCAAGTGCCCAGTCTAAGTCTTATGCCACAAGAAAGCAGGCAGGGCCATCTCTTGCCATCCACTACAGGAGAGTACGAAACTGTAATACAAAAATGCTCCTTTACAAATATTGGTATGGATGCACAATCTGGTGCTCACCTGGTTACTGCATTGGACAATCCTTATATGTCATCTGACAGGAGAGTAACCCATGATGAGGATGCTTTGCGAATGCAGAGGAAACGCAAG AGTGAGGAGGCAAGAATAGCCCGCGAAGTTGAAGCCCATGAAAAAAGGATTCGAAAAGAGCTTGAAAAGCAAGATATTCTAAGGCGAAAG AGAGAAGAGCAAATGAGGAAAGAAATGGAAAAGCATGACCGTGAGAGGCGGAAGGAAGAAGAGAGGTTATTGCGTGAAAAGCAGCGAGAGGTGGAGAGATACCAGAGGGAGCAAAAGCGTGAACTGGAGCGCCGGGAAAAGTTCTTGCAGAAGGAGTCTATCAGA GTTGAGAAAATGAGACAAAAAGAAGAATTGCGTAGAGAAAAGGAGGCAGCAAGGCAAAAAGCTGCTACTGAGAGGGCAATTGCACGGAGGATGGCAAAAGAGTCAATGGAGCTCATTGATGATGAACGCTTGGAACTCATGGAGATGGCTGCCTCCAGCAAGGGATTGCCTTCGATTATTCCTCTGGACTTTGAAACTTTGCAAAATCTAGATTTATTTCGAG ATAAGCTGACTGAGTTCCCTCCCAAATCTATGCTATTAAAGAGGCCTTTTCTTATTCAACCTTGGAATGATTCTGAGGAGAATGTAGGAAATCTTCTTATG GTTTGGAGGTTCTTAATCACATTTGCGGATGTTCTTGGGATATGGCCATTCACTTTGGATGAGTTTGTCCAAGCTTTTCATGATTAT GATTCAAGGCTATTGAGTGAAGTACATGTTGCCCTATTAAAATCCATCATTAAAGACATTGAAGATGTTGCTAGGACACCTGCAACTGGGTTGGGGCCAAATCAAAATGGTGCAGCTAATTCTGGTGGTGGACATCCTCAGATTGTCGAAGGG GCGTATGCATGGGGTTTTGATTTACGTAGCTGGCAGCGACACTTAAATCCATTAACATGGCCTGAAATTTTGCGGCAATTCGGTCTTTCTGCAGGTTTTGGGCCACAACTGAAGAAAAGGAATGTTGATCAGGCATATCTCCGAGATGATAATGAG GGTAATGATGGTGAAGATGTAATTACTAATTTACGGAATGGAGCAGCCGTTGAAAATGCTGTTTCCATTATGCAAGAAAGGGGATTTTCTAATCCACGCAGATCTAGGCATCGCTTAACTCCTGGTACTGTTAAATTTGCAGCATTTCATGTTCTCTCTCTTCAGGGGAGCAAGGGTTTGACCATATTAGAAGTAGCAGACAAGATTCAG AAATCTGGGCTGAGGGATCTTACAACAAGCAAGACACCTGAAGCGTCAATTGCTGCTGCTTTGTCAAGGGATTCTAAACTTTTTGAGAGGACGGCTCCTTCAACATATTGTATACGTCCTGCATACAGGAAGGACCCAGCTGATACTGATACAATACTTTCTGCTGCCAGAGAAAGAATTAGGACATTTAAAAGTGGTATTGTAGACGGAGAAGATGCTGATGATGCTGAAAGAGATGAAGATTCTGAAAGTGATGTGGCAGATGATCATGAGATTGATGATTTAGGTACTGGATTGAATTCTAAGAAAGTGGCTCATGATTCTCCTGAAACTAATGAATTTAATGGGAAAACAGTCTTGGGGAATGGAAAGGAGAGTGGTGGTCTCAAAACTCCACAAGTCCGCCTTGAGAAAGTCAGAGCGGGTTTGACTTCCCTACATTCTGAAGGCACTAATGAGTTAAAGGGTGCTGGTTCTTCAATAGATGAATCTGTAGATGTTGCTGAAATCCACACCAATCCTAATCAAGATGTTGATATTGATGAAAACAACCTGGGTGAGCCATGGGTTCAAGGACTTGTAGAAGGGGAATACTCTGATCTGAGTGTTGAGGAGCGTCTTAATGCGCTTGTTGCATTGATTGGTGTGGCAATTGAAGGAAACTCCATCCGTGTTGCTCTTGAG GAACGCTTAGAAGGAGCAAATGCTCTAAAGAAGCAAATGTGGGCAGAAGCACAACTTGATAAACGTCGTATGAAGGAAGAGTTTGTCACGAGGACACAATATTCATCATTTACAGGGAACAAGATGGAACCTAACCAAACAATTTCTGCCACAGAGGGTAGACAAAGCCCAATGGTAAATGTCGATGACAGAAGTAATGGGATGCCTGTGAATGTATCTGTTCAGCAAGAACAGTTAAGTGACCAGCAGAGTGACATGAATTATCTAAATAATATGCCATTTGAAGGAAACATGCAAATGCAAGATTTATCTGCCGGTCCAGATAATCTGACATATCAGCAAGCAGGACATATTGCTGAAAAATCACGTTCACAGTTAAAATCTGTTATTGGTCACAGGGCAGAAGAGATGTATGTATATAGATCATTGCCCCTTGGTCAGGATCGCAGGCGTAATCGATACTGGCAATTCACCACATCTGCTTCCTGCAATGATCCTGGCTGTGGCAGGATCTTCGTTGAGTTACATGATGGTCGCTGGAGGCTTATTGACTATGAAGAG GGTTTTGATACTCTGCTGTCATCTTTGGATGTACGTGGGGTTAGGGAATCCCATTTGCATGCAATGCTGCAAAAGATTGAGGTGCCTTTCAAGGAAACTATCAAGAGGAGAAGGCTATGTGCGAACACCGAAGGACAAAGCAAAGATCCAATCAAAGCTGAAGCTGTTGAAATGGCTGCTGGCCCTGAATCTGGCACTGGTATGGATAGTCCACACAGCACTGTGTGTGTTCCAGATTCTGATATGTCTGAGACTTCAACATCTTTCACAATTGAGCTTGgaaggaatgaaattgaaaaaaatcacatcTTGAAGAGATTTCAAGATTTTGAGAAGTGGATGTGGAAGGAATGCTTCAAGTCTTCGGTCTTGTGTGCCATGAAGTATGAGAAGAAAAGATGCTCGCAACTGCTTGGTGTTTGTGATTACTGCCACGACACTTACTTTTTTGAAGACAACCATTGTCCTTCTTGCCACAAGACGCACCCCTCTCAGACTGGCTTGAATTTTTCTGAACATGTGGCTCATTGTGAAAGGAAGCTAAAGATGGACCCTGACAGTGCTTTGTGTAGCTTATCTTTTCCACCGAGGATCAGATTGTTAAAATTGCTACTAGCTTTGATAGAG GTTTCGGTTCTGCCAGAAGCTCTCCAAGCTGTTTGGACCAATGGCTACCGGAAATCTTGGGGTATGAAGCTGCAGTCCTCATCATGTGTTGACGACCTACTTCAG ATTCTGACACTGTTGGAGGTTGGCATGAAGAGGGATTATTTGTCCTCGAACTATGAAACCAGCAGTGAACTTTTGGGCTCATCTGACCCATCTGGATGTGCTGCTCATGATTCTTTCAATACAGGAACTGCTCCTGTTCTTCCATGGTTACCACAAACAACAGCTGCTGTAGCTCTAAGGGTCATTGAATTTGATGCATCCATCTCATACATGCTGCATCAGAAACTGGAGTCTCAGAAGGACAGGAGCGCTGGGAACTTTATT AAGCTGCCATCCAAGTATGCTGTCATGAAGAACACCCCAGATAATGAAACCACTGAAATCCCGCATCGAGCTGGGTTACTTCAAGAAGATGATTGGGTTGATGTAGGGATTGGGTTAGCTGGGTTGGGCCGTGAACAAGGGATCCGGGGCAGGGGTCGAGGTCGCACTCGTGTTGGGAGATCACAAACAAGGATTATTGGTTCCAGAACTGAATCCAGCAAGAGAAGTGCTTCCAGAAGTAGTAGCAGATTAGAGAAGGTATTGTCATGGACGGGACGATCTCGTGGCCGTGGAGGACGTAAAAGTGGACGTCGCAGCATTAGAAGTAGGCAAAAAGCAGTCAAGAAAGCGGCTGAGATCATTCCTGAGAGAAAGATCCCCAAAGAAAATCTGTATGAACAGTCGACAAGACGCTTGGGAAGGCATGTGCGGAATGGTGATGAAACAAGGTTCCACACGGAGGACGCTGAAAATGCCAGCAGCTCTGAAAGATCCGAGTacaatgatgaaaatgaaaatattccCGCATCAGGAGATGAATATGATGATCAGGTATTGGATGATTATGCAGGTGGTTTTAATGGCAAGTCTGATGACTTGCTGGAGGGAAGTGATTATAATATTGACagcaatgaagaagaagaagatgatgccatgaatgaagatgaagatgaactTGGGGACTTGGATGTTGAGGAATACATCAACAGGGACTCCGATGAGGATGAAATCAGGGATGGAGGACAAAATGGGGCCCAAGATGGTACCGAATCTTCATCTTCAGATTTCAGTGACTAG